One window of the Leucobacter komagatae genome contains the following:
- a CDS encoding IclR family transcriptional regulator, with protein MTGEAARGGSQTLARGIRILEALASSHRNLTIEELARSLDVHRSIAYRLLRTLEDHGLVVRDDAGKVGLGVGLTALASNVSRDLQTAALPHLDTVANELGVSCLLVVYLNSQEAMTLTSAAPHRHSGVVVYDPGFRHPLTRGAPGKAILSAMPRSAWPAEVPESLWEELEASRVAGFTSSTDEVIPSLHSIAVPLSVPGQPQAAVAVVHMSFAEPDELVAARLRRAADGIRADLGLGRRFS; from the coding sequence ATGACAGGCGAGGCAGCTCGGGGTGGATCGCAGACCCTCGCGCGCGGGATCAGGATCTTGGAAGCCCTTGCCTCGTCTCACCGCAACCTCACCATCGAGGAGCTTGCGCGGTCGCTCGACGTGCACCGCTCAATCGCGTACAGGCTGCTGCGCACCCTTGAAGACCACGGTCTCGTCGTCAGGGACGATGCCGGCAAGGTGGGTCTCGGAGTTGGGCTGACCGCGCTCGCGTCGAACGTCTCACGCGACCTCCAGACCGCCGCGCTGCCGCACCTCGACACCGTCGCGAACGAACTGGGGGTCTCGTGCTTGCTCGTCGTCTACCTCAACAGCCAGGAGGCGATGACACTCACGAGCGCCGCGCCCCACCGCCACTCCGGCGTGGTCGTCTACGACCCGGGGTTCAGGCACCCGCTCACGCGCGGCGCTCCGGGGAAGGCGATCCTGTCAGCAATGCCGCGTTCCGCGTGGCCCGCTGAAGTCCCCGAGAGCCTGTGGGAAGAGCTCGAGGCGTCGCGCGTCGCTGGCTTCACTTCGAGCACTGACGAGGTCATCCCGTCGCTTCACTCAATCGCGGTGCCGCTCAGCGTTCCCGGCCAGCCGCAGGCCGCCGTCGCGGTTGTGCACATGTCGTTTGCGGAGCCCGACGAGCTCGTCGCAGCCCGATTGCGGCGCGCTGCTGATGGCATTCGCGCTGACCTCGGCTTGGGCCGCCGCTTCAGCTAG
- a CDS encoding FAD-dependent monooxygenase, giving the protein MEFHFRGYETGDPRIRPAEGLGLTRSPNIPEKLDALIVGTGPAGALLGAQLSHFPSLNVRIIEKRASRLEVGQADGIQARSVETFEAFGFADEIIKEAYQITETRFWKPDPQNPTAIVRTATTADDGADLSEFPHIVINQARLIDYLIEAGERGPGRIAPDYGVEFVGLTRTDDPEYPVTVTLRHTAGEPAGQEFTVHAKYVVGADGARSSVRRAIGRTLKGDTSMHAWGVMDVLAETDFPDANIKCAIQSHDGGNILLIPREGGYLFRVYVDLGVTAADDNGRVRETPLDEIIRRANMILSPYFLDVKSVGWWSVYEVAHRLADGFDDASPRGDGRPEQPRVFLMGDACHTHSAKAGQGMNVSMQDAFNLGWKLGSVLEGRAPTPLLDTYAAERRVIAQHLIDFDREWSGLMATPAEDLADPGALERFYVEAGEFSNGFKTEYPTSQIVLGTEHQELATGFPVGKRFHSAKVVRRSDSNVVHLGHLHTADGRWRVYVFADAPAPGEPDSEAERLAEWLLSAPGSPIVAHTPPGAEQDAVFDVKVIYQQPFTEVEHARVPEVFRPKRLPLGLTNNNKVFAAGTVDKQSVDIFTERGVSRAGAVVIVRPDMYVAGVLPLTARQELTAYFAGHLVRLP; this is encoded by the coding sequence ATGGAGTTCCACTTTCGCGGCTACGAGACCGGCGACCCCCGAATCAGACCCGCCGAGGGCCTCGGCCTGACCCGCTCCCCCAACATTCCCGAGAAGCTTGACGCGCTCATCGTCGGCACCGGGCCGGCCGGCGCACTGCTCGGCGCACAGCTCTCCCACTTCCCCAGTCTCAACGTCCGCATCATCGAGAAGCGGGCCTCGAGGCTCGAAGTCGGTCAGGCCGATGGCATCCAGGCCCGCAGCGTAGAGACATTTGAGGCTTTCGGATTCGCCGACGAAATTATCAAAGAGGCGTACCAGATCACCGAAACGAGGTTCTGGAAACCAGACCCCCAGAACCCCACCGCAATTGTGCGCACTGCCACGACCGCCGATGACGGCGCCGACCTCAGCGAGTTCCCGCACATCGTCATCAACCAGGCACGGCTCATTGACTACCTCATCGAGGCCGGTGAGCGCGGCCCCGGGCGAATTGCGCCTGACTACGGCGTGGAGTTCGTCGGACTCACCCGCACCGACGACCCTGAGTATCCCGTCACGGTCACCCTGCGCCACACAGCGGGCGAGCCCGCCGGGCAGGAGTTCACGGTTCACGCGAAGTACGTCGTGGGCGCCGATGGCGCGCGAAGCAGCGTGCGCCGGGCGATCGGCCGAACGCTCAAGGGCGACACGTCAATGCACGCTTGGGGCGTGATGGACGTGCTCGCTGAGACCGACTTCCCCGACGCCAACATCAAGTGCGCGATCCAATCGCACGACGGCGGCAACATCCTCCTCATTCCGCGCGAGGGCGGCTACCTGTTCCGCGTGTACGTCGACCTCGGCGTGACCGCCGCAGACGACAACGGCAGGGTGCGCGAGACACCGCTCGACGAAATCATCCGCCGGGCCAACATGATCCTTAGCCCCTACTTCCTCGACGTCAAGTCCGTGGGTTGGTGGTCGGTCTACGAGGTGGCGCACCGACTCGCCGACGGGTTCGACGACGCCTCGCCGAGGGGCGACGGCAGGCCGGAGCAGCCGCGGGTGTTCCTCATGGGCGACGCTTGCCACACCCACTCGGCGAAGGCTGGCCAGGGTATGAACGTCTCAATGCAAGACGCCTTCAACCTCGGCTGGAAGCTGGGCAGCGTCCTCGAAGGAAGAGCGCCCACCCCCCTGCTCGACACCTACGCTGCGGAGCGGAGGGTCATCGCGCAGCACCTCATTGATTTTGATCGCGAGTGGTCGGGGCTCATGGCGACTCCCGCTGAGGATCTCGCGGACCCGGGAGCGCTCGAGCGCTTCTATGTCGAAGCCGGCGAATTCTCCAACGGGTTCAAGACGGAGTACCCAACGTCGCAGATCGTGCTCGGAACCGAGCACCAAGAACTCGCGACAGGGTTCCCCGTCGGGAAGCGGTTTCACTCCGCCAAAGTTGTGCGGCGAAGCGACTCAAACGTCGTGCACCTGGGGCACCTGCACACGGCCGACGGGCGCTGGCGCGTTTACGTCTTCGCTGACGCGCCAGCCCCTGGAGAACCTGACTCTGAGGCCGAGCGGCTCGCAGAGTGGCTGCTCAGTGCGCCGGGCTCCCCGATCGTCGCGCATACCCCGCCCGGGGCAGAGCAAGACGCAGTGTTTGACGTCAAGGTCATCTACCAGCAGCCCTTCACCGAGGTCGAGCACGCGCGCGTGCCCGAGGTCTTCCGCCCCAAGCGCCTGCCCCTCGGCCTCACCAATAACAACAAGGTATTCGCTGCCGGAACGGTCGACAAACAGTCGGTCGACATCTTCACGGAGCGCGGAGTTTCGCGCGCCGGTGCCGTCGTGATCGTTCGACCCGACATGTACGTTGCCGGCGTGCTCCCGCTCACCGCGCGACAGGAGCTCACGGCGTACTTTGCGGGCCACCTGGTGAGGCTTCCGTGA